In Staphylococcus lloydii, the following proteins share a genomic window:
- the yfkAB gene encoding radical SAM/CxCxxxxC motif protein YfkAB, translating to MSTYSINKKCPIDISNDPWEPYNDINMHNQLTLSNIEFTTTNLCNMRCSHCAVGYTLQTQDPEPLPMDLIYRRLDEIPDLKTLSITGGEPMFSKKSIKQVVKPLLKYAYDRGIYVQMNSNLTLPQDRYLDIAEYIDVMHISHNWGTIEEFTDVGFGAMTKQPPLKAKLKLYEQMLDNASTLSKQGMFVSAETMLNQSTLPHLDKIHNEVVKDMHCSRHEIHPMYPADFASQLNVLSLQDMKHAINHLLDIRDEDIWMLFGTLPIYPCLNDEDDQALLQRLRNAKNVTTRNDPDGRNRLNVNVFTGNVIVTDFGDENGTISNIKTDKLPDVFNQWINSSLAQSLNCHCAEFNCLGPNVLVKNMYYPHTDFKEKEKMMHRIYQTN from the coding sequence ATGTCTACATACTCTATCAATAAGAAATGTCCTATTGATATTTCTAATGACCCATGGGAGCCGTATAACGATATTAATATGCATAACCAATTAACGTTAAGTAATATTGAATTCACAACTACAAATTTGTGTAATATGCGTTGTAGTCATTGTGCAGTTGGTTATACCCTTCAAACACAAGACCCAGAACCGTTACCTATGGATTTAATTTATCGTAGATTAGATGAAATACCGGATTTAAAAACATTATCTATTACTGGCGGAGAGCCTATGTTCTCAAAAAAATCAATTAAACAAGTCGTCAAGCCATTATTAAAATACGCATACGATCGCGGTATATACGTCCAAATGAATTCTAATTTAACGTTGCCTCAAGACCGTTATTTGGATATAGCTGAATATATCGATGTCATGCATATTTCGCATAATTGGGGAACAATAGAAGAGTTTACGGATGTGGGCTTTGGTGCTATGACAAAACAACCACCGCTCAAAGCCAAACTAAAATTATATGAGCAAATGTTAGATAATGCTTCAACTTTATCAAAACAAGGCATGTTTGTTTCAGCTGAAACAATGTTAAACCAAAGCACATTACCACATTTAGATAAAATACATAACGAAGTTGTTAAAGATATGCATTGTAGTCGTCATGAAATACACCCGATGTACCCTGCAGATTTTGCTAGTCAACTTAATGTATTATCTTTACAAGACATGAAACATGCTATCAACCATTTACTTGATATAAGGGATGAAGATATTTGGATGTTATTTGGCACATTACCTATCTATCCTTGTTTAAATGATGAAGATGATCAAGCTTTACTTCAACGCTTAAGAAATGCTAAAAATGTCACGACGCGTAATGACCCAGATGGACGTAATAGGCTTAACGTTAATGTCTTTACAGGAAACGTGATTGTAACTGATTTCGGTGATGAAAATGGCACGATTTCAAATATTAAAACCGATAAATTGCCAGATGTCTTTAATCAATGGATAAATTCTTCATTAGCTCAATCGCTAAATTGTCATTGTGCTGAATTTAATTGTTTAGGTCCTAACGTGTTAGTTAAAAATATGTATTATCCTCATACCGACTTTAAAGAGAAAGAAAAAATGATGCATCGCATTTATCAAACAAACTAA
- a CDS encoding acyl-CoA thioesterase — protein sequence MESRKSKAMSAAKSIKARQVFPQDTNHLNTMFGGTLMANVDEIAAICAMKHSNTTVVTASTDSVDFLQPIKSGDILSYEAMVSHAGTTSMEVCVQIIIEDVIKEEKQLAALSFLTFVALDKEGKPTTIPSVYPETPTETWFHETAPARVNRRKERRVESKQSIEFLASARNKE from the coding sequence ATGGAATCTAGAAAAAGTAAAGCGATGTCCGCCGCTAAAAGTATTAAAGCGAGACAAGTTTTTCCACAAGATACAAACCATTTAAATACAATGTTCGGTGGTACTTTAATGGCTAATGTAGATGAAATCGCTGCTATATGTGCAATGAAGCATTCAAATACGACAGTAGTTACAGCTTCTACCGATTCAGTTGATTTTTTACAACCCATTAAATCGGGAGACATTTTATCGTATGAGGCGATGGTATCACATGCTGGTACAACATCGATGGAAGTTTGCGTACAAATTATTATTGAAGATGTGATAAAAGAAGAAAAACAATTAGCCGCATTAAGCTTTTTAACATTTGTTGCATTGGATAAAGAGGGCAAACCTACAACTATACCTAGTGTGTACCCTGAAACACCGACTGAAACATGGTTCCATGAAACTGCGCCGGCAAGAGTGAATAGACGCAAAGAACGAAGAGTAGAAAGTAAACAATCTATCGAATTTCTAGCTAGTGCACGTAATAAAGAATAA
- a CDS encoding aminopeptidase, whose product MSDLQNKLQQYARLLVEVGMNVQEGQPVYIRSSVDAVELTRYIVEAAYQRGASDVKVNYSDEKLTRLKFEYESVEHFENNEVKSYEVEARKDYVNRNAANLALITQDPELLNGIDENKISTFQLKNSQALKGVMEATQKNEYPWVVAAYPSRTWAQKVYPDLSEDEAYEKLIDEVLNIVRVDGNDPVENWKQHVAELSKHAERLQEKEYSALRYESEGTDLTIGLPKGHLWVDATSYTSKGQAFVANIPTEEVFTAPDRNRVDGYVTNKLPLSHNGNIIDGFTLTFKDGAVVDYKAEKGEDVLRNLLETDEGAKRLGEVALVPDDSPISNRNTIFYNTLFDENASCHIALGSAYGFNIENGTEMSTEEKIASGLNDSLVHVDFMIGSNDLTIYGVKENGEEELVFENGNWAK is encoded by the coding sequence ATGTCTGACTTACAGAATAAATTACAACAATATGCACGATTACTTGTTGAAGTGGGGATGAATGTTCAAGAAGGTCAACCAGTTTATATTCGTTCAAGTGTAGACGCTGTTGAATTGACACGATACATAGTTGAAGCTGCTTATCAGCGTGGTGCTTCTGACGTGAAGGTGAACTATAGCGACGAAAAATTAACACGACTTAAGTTTGAATACGAATCTGTAGAACACTTCGAAAATAATGAAGTTAAATCTTATGAAGTTGAAGCAAGAAAAGATTATGTTAATAGAAATGCCGCTAATTTAGCATTAATTACTCAAGACCCAGAGTTGTTAAATGGTATTGATGAGAATAAAATATCTACCTTCCAATTAAAAAACTCTCAAGCATTAAAAGGTGTAATGGAAGCAACACAAAAAAATGAATATCCTTGGGTTGTTGCAGCCTATCCATCTAGAACTTGGGCTCAAAAAGTTTATCCTGATTTATCTGAAGATGAAGCATATGAAAAACTTATTGATGAAGTATTAAATATTGTTAGAGTAGACGGTAATGACCCAGTCGAAAACTGGAAACAGCATGTTGCAGAATTAAGTAAACATGCGGAACGATTACAAGAAAAAGAATATAGTGCATTGCGATACGAATCTGAAGGCACAGATTTAACTATTGGACTTCCTAAAGGTCATTTATGGGTTGATGCGACAAGCTACACAAGTAAAGGACAAGCTTTTGTTGCTAATATTCCAACTGAAGAAGTTTTTACTGCCCCAGATCGCAACCGAGTAGATGGTTATGTAACGAATAAATTGCCACTTAGCCATAATGGTAATATTATCGATGGCTTTACGTTAACTTTCAAAGATGGCGCAGTCGTTGATTATAAAGCGGAAAAAGGTGAAGATGTGTTACGTAACTTATTAGAGACTGATGAGGGAGCTAAAAGATTAGGAGAAGTCGCATTAGTACCAGATGATTCTCCAATTTCTAATAGAAACACGATTTTTTATAATACGTTGTTTGATGAAAATGCTTCTTGCCACATCGCATTAGGTTCAGCTTATGGCTTCAATATTGAAAATGGTACTGAAATGAGCACTGAAGAAAAAATAGCTAGTGGTTTAAATGATTCTTTAGTCCACGTTGATTTCATGATAGGTAGTAATGACTTAACTATTTATGGAGTGAAAGAAAATGGTGAAGAAGAACTCGTTTTCGAAAACGGTAACTGGGCTAAGTAA
- a CDS encoding SE1561 family protein, which yields MDENQTIDQIKARLEKFMEDIDHVNPNEVKVEDIDEWIGLLDQLEEKVKSVSN from the coding sequence ATGGATGAAAATCAAACAATTGATCAAATTAAAGCAAGACTTGAAAAATTTATGGAAGATATTGACCACGTTAATCCTAATGAAGTTAAGGTTGAAGACATTGATGAGTGGATTGGTTTATTAGATCAACTTGAAGAGAAAGTAAAATCAGTATCAAATTAA